A part of Nocardioides sp. WS12 genomic DNA contains:
- a CDS encoding helix-turn-helix domain-containing protein, with protein sequence MRVDEDDRIHDPEADVPTDVAALGRALLLRVEELGADLADAVVSQVPFYDGSATVPITELRANCVDHLRFVFTALTGDEQLDLSAADATGRQRADDGVPLATLLAAYRVGFRHIWEHVLGESRAAQVDTETMLAATEVAVVAHDSFAHAATAAHGEVVAAQLVRHGERRAALVDALLSGRIGERATVWELAGILGLGVTGPYVAVSMSVATLGQPAIAGIEEQLMSRDLASVWLLRPERQIGIVEIRQPDRLAVLTDRLRTLATAPVGVSAPFDDLNDAHDAVVMAEVALQSARAGTGMLVRVFEDSPLALAASGSPEMLQRVARNVFARLDEQRPADRDLLIETLSAWLDAGGSTAQTAEALFLHPNTVRQRLHRLEEYTGRSISDPRQVAELCLALEVRRRWAVDSTMNQPMKDQHRGGL encoded by the coding sequence ATGCGCGTCGACGAGGACGACCGGATCCACGATCCGGAGGCAGACGTCCCGACGGACGTCGCCGCCCTCGGGCGCGCGCTCCTGCTGCGGGTCGAGGAGCTCGGCGCAGACCTCGCCGACGCGGTCGTCAGCCAGGTCCCCTTCTATGACGGGTCGGCCACGGTCCCGATCACGGAGCTACGGGCCAACTGCGTGGACCATCTCCGCTTCGTCTTCACTGCCTTGACCGGGGATGAACAGCTCGACCTGTCCGCGGCCGACGCGACAGGTCGTCAACGTGCAGACGACGGCGTTCCGCTCGCAACCCTCCTGGCCGCCTACCGCGTGGGCTTCCGGCACATCTGGGAGCACGTGCTGGGGGAGAGCCGCGCAGCACAGGTCGACACCGAAACGATGCTCGCAGCCACCGAGGTGGCGGTGGTCGCACATGACTCCTTCGCCCACGCAGCGACGGCCGCCCATGGTGAGGTCGTCGCGGCGCAACTGGTCCGCCACGGCGAGCGGCGAGCGGCCCTGGTCGACGCCTTGCTCAGCGGACGGATCGGTGAACGGGCCACCGTGTGGGAACTCGCGGGGATCCTCGGTCTGGGCGTCACCGGTCCGTACGTCGCCGTGTCCATGTCCGTCGCGACGCTCGGCCAACCGGCGATCGCGGGTATCGAGGAACAGTTGATGTCCCGTGATCTTGCGTCCGTGTGGTTGCTGCGGCCCGAACGCCAGATCGGCATCGTCGAGATCCGCCAGCCCGATCGGCTGGCAGTCCTGACGGACAGGCTTCGCACACTGGCGACAGCCCCGGTCGGTGTCAGCGCACCGTTCGACGACCTGAACGATGCCCACGACGCCGTTGTCATGGCGGAGGTCGCCTTGCAGAGCGCCCGTGCGGGCACCGGAATGCTCGTCCGGGTCTTCGAGGACTCGCCGCTCGCGCTCGCGGCTTCCGGGTCACCGGAAATGCTGCAGCGCGTCGCCCGCAATGTGTTCGCACGGCTCGACGAGCAGCGGCCGGCAGATCGTGACCTGCTGATCGAGACCCTCAGTGCGTGGCTGGACGCCGGTGGATCCACCGCGCAGACAGCGGAGGCACTGTTCCTCCACCCGAACACGGTGCGCCAACGCCTGCACCGACTCGAGGAGTACACCGGGCGGTCGATCTCCGATCCCCGCCAGGTCGCTGAACTGTGCCTCGCTCTGGAAGTACGTCGGCGCTGGGCCGTCGACTCCACCATGAATCAACCGATGAAGGACCAACACCGTGGAGGACTGTGA
- a CDS encoding cytochrome P450 codes for MGSTTDFPRASVIEGVRFTAQVGVPNVIQGLFKKRELPTKVAGVARADLFGFMLIQGLVRKYGPGPFYVRVATDETLFLSDPADIEFVLGGSPEPFASDPPAKKAGMSAFQPDALTLSRADLWHNRRAFAVSVLQTGKPLHSLGARMTKVAGEEAAGLKGEIGYDELNAAFQRITRRVVFGDAAADDTELTALLGTLMSAGNKTPGKPAKGYDELVERISAYIDAAEKGSLVALVAKAPHDEKTAVPGQLIHWLFAMGDTLPANLARALALIGSHPEQRREVYAELEGVDVSAAKSVAQLDYLGGVIQEAMRLWPTTPMFGRVATEDITFPDGRVLPAGTQVLMSNLFNHRDTDRVKYADRFAPGEWATGDAGASWSFNFFSHGPQGCPGAGMSVFLGQAFLAALLRRATPALVSPSLNPGKPLPHGLDLFAIRIGLTA; via the coding sequence ATGGGTAGTACGACGGACTTTCCGCGCGCATCTGTGATCGAGGGCGTGCGCTTCACCGCGCAGGTCGGAGTCCCGAACGTGATCCAGGGACTGTTCAAGAAGCGCGAGCTCCCCACGAAGGTGGCCGGCGTGGCCCGCGCCGACCTGTTCGGATTCATGTTGATCCAGGGCCTCGTCCGGAAGTACGGTCCCGGACCGTTCTACGTCCGCGTCGCCACCGACGAGACGCTGTTCCTGAGTGATCCCGCGGACATCGAGTTCGTGCTCGGTGGTTCGCCCGAGCCGTTCGCCTCGGACCCGCCGGCCAAGAAGGCCGGGATGAGCGCCTTCCAGCCCGACGCCCTGACATTGTCGCGCGCGGACCTGTGGCACAACCGCCGCGCCTTCGCGGTGAGCGTGCTCCAGACCGGCAAGCCCCTGCACTCGCTCGGCGCCCGGATGACGAAGGTGGCCGGAGAGGAAGCAGCCGGCCTCAAGGGCGAGATCGGGTACGACGAACTCAACGCCGCCTTCCAGCGGATCACCCGGCGCGTGGTGTTCGGTGACGCCGCGGCCGACGACACCGAGCTCACTGCCCTGCTCGGCACGCTGATGTCGGCGGGCAACAAGACGCCCGGCAAGCCCGCGAAGGGGTACGACGAGCTCGTGGAGCGGATTTCGGCGTACATCGACGCAGCGGAGAAGGGCTCGCTCGTCGCACTGGTCGCCAAGGCTCCGCATGATGAGAAGACCGCCGTCCCCGGTCAGCTGATCCACTGGCTGTTCGCGATGGGCGACACCCTCCCGGCCAACCTGGCGCGTGCGCTGGCCCTGATCGGCAGCCACCCGGAGCAGCGCCGCGAGGTGTACGCCGAACTGGAAGGCGTGGACGTCAGCGCGGCCAAGTCGGTCGCGCAGCTCGACTACCTCGGCGGCGTCATCCAGGAAGCCATGCGCCTGTGGCCGACCACTCCCATGTTCGGTCGCGTCGCGACGGAGGACATCACCTTCCCCGACGGGCGCGTGCTGCCGGCCGGCACCCAGGTCCTGATGTCGAACCTGTTCAACCACCGTGACACCGACCGGGTCAAGTACGCCGACCGGTTCGCGCCGGGCGAATGGGCCACCGGCGATGCGGGTGCATCCTGGTCGTTCAACTTCTTCAGTCACGGCCCCCAGGGGTGCCCGGGTGCAGGGATGTCGGTGTTCCTGGGACAGGCGTTCCTCGCTGCCTTGCTCCGCCGAGCC